In Wolinella succinogenes DSM 1740, a single genomic region encodes these proteins:
- a CDS encoding energy transducer TonB: MGLWASCLIHSALISGILFFPEETLKLQAPGQTITLSLAKIESAPKQETPPPPEPVKETPPPPPPKEVKKELPKPKPKPVVKQTPVPVPKEEPILEESPAVAESHPQEVNVATSSAPAPSSILPQGEATATMETDRALLERIYAAILKHKSYPRQAIRMKMEGEVVLEFGLKDNGELSWVKVVRGSGYTLLDGHAMEVLKKASADFPSPNRRIKIQVPIAYELL, from the coding sequence ATGGGGCTTTGGGCCTCTTGCCTCATCCACTCTGCACTCATTTCGGGAATCCTCTTTTTTCCTGAGGAGACACTCAAACTCCAAGCTCCAGGTCAGACCATCACGCTCTCTTTGGCAAAGATTGAATCTGCGCCCAAACAAGAGACTCCTCCTCCGCCTGAGCCTGTGAAAGAGACCCCTCCTCCACCCCCTCCCAAGGAGGTGAAAAAAGAGCTTCCAAAGCCTAAACCCAAGCCCGTGGTCAAGCAGACTCCTGTGCCTGTTCCCAAGGAGGAGCCCATTTTAGAGGAGAGCCCTGCTGTGGCGGAGAGCCATCCCCAAGAGGTGAATGTTGCAACCTCGAGTGCCCCTGCTCCAAGCTCTATCCTCCCCCAGGGGGAAGCGACGGCCACAATGGAAACAGATAGGGCGCTTTTGGAGAGGATTTATGCGGCGATTCTTAAGCACAAAAGCTATCCGCGTCAAGCCATCCGAATGAAGATGGAGGGTGAAGTGGTGCTTGAGTTTGGGCTCAAGGATAATGGAGAGCTCTCGTGGGTGAAAGTGGTGAGGGGATCAGGCTATACGCTTTTAGATGGTCACGCTATGGAAGTGCTCAAAAAGGCTTCAGCAGACTTTCCTTCGCCTAATCGGCGAATCAAAATCCAAGTCCCTATCGCGTATGAGTTACTCTAG
- the exbD gene encoding TonB system transport protein ExbD has product MRLKRPEGLNIVPFIDVMLVLLAIVLTISTFIAQGKIKVDLPEASSAETKPFDRKLEIVINADNELFVDETKVTLDELRAKLAPLTKDFPVVLKSDKESKFDIFIQVVDILKAKGHENLQIVAKQQS; this is encoded by the coding sequence ATGCGGCTTAAGCGACCTGAAGGGCTCAATATTGTCCCCTTTATCGATGTGATGCTGGTGCTTTTGGCGATTGTTTTGACGATCTCCACTTTTATTGCACAAGGGAAGATCAAAGTTGATCTGCCTGAGGCTTCATCGGCCGAGACAAAGCCATTTGATCGGAAGCTTGAGATTGTGATCAATGCGGATAATGAACTTTTTGTGGACGAGACCAAGGTGACGCTTGATGAGCTTCGCGCCAAGCTCGCCCCTTTGACCAAGGATTTTCCTGTGGTTTTGAAAAGCGACAAGGAGAGCAAGTTTGATATCTTCATCCAAGTCGTGGATATACTAAAGGCTAAGGGACATGAAAACCTCCAAATCGTCGCCAAACAGCAATCCTAA
- the exbB gene encoding TonB-system energizer ExbB: MHLIKAYMDHAIFGILGFMSLLALAYAIERFLYYKNIKVDRYKDVNQLENDLTQNLTILSIIGSNAPYIGLLGTVIGIMVTFYDMGSGAGIDTNAVLIGLSLALKATALGLLVAIPTLIVYTACLRKVDVHIAAWKSLDHAA; encoded by the coding sequence ATGCACTTGATTAAAGCTTACATGGATCACGCGATTTTCGGTATTTTGGGCTTCATGAGCCTTTTGGCGCTAGCATACGCGATTGAGCGATTCCTCTATTACAAAAACATCAAAGTTGATCGGTATAAAGATGTGAATCAGCTCGAAAATGACTTGACACAGAATCTTACGATTCTTTCCATTATCGGCTCAAACGCTCCCTATATTGGCCTGCTTGGCACTGTGATTGGAATCATGGTCACCTTTTATGACATGGGTAGTGGCGCAGGAATTGACACTAATGCGGTGCTCATCGGACTCTCTTTGGCGCTCAAAGCGACTGCACTTGGGCTTTTGGTGGCGATTCCTACGCTGATCGTCTACACGGCGTGTCTGCGCAAAGTGGATGTTCATATCGCCGCATGGAAGAGCCTCGATCATGCGGCTTAA